A window of the Bacteroides thetaiotaomicron VPI-5482 genome harbors these coding sequences:
- a CDS encoding DUF4251 domain-containing protein → MKKLSILSMLLLFISMGNIQAQTVKEESRKQKKAEQELLDQMFFDEAKQAIEMKNFILEADHVMFKYGTTAFVSPNTNFVAVKGNKAVVQVAFNIPISGPNGLGGITVNGNISRYKQTTDKKGNISVSMNVMGVGISAQVNIRLNKGSNNASVDISPNFNSNNFSLTGSLLPMAKANVFKGNSL, encoded by the coding sequence ATGAAAAAGTTATCAATCTTATCAATGTTGCTATTATTCATTAGCATGGGAAACATTCAGGCACAAACTGTCAAAGAAGAATCCCGCAAACAAAAAAAAGCTGAACAAGAATTACTCGACCAAATGTTTTTCGATGAAGCTAAACAAGCTATAGAAATGAAAAACTTCATTTTGGAAGCAGATCATGTTATGTTTAAATATGGTACCACAGCTTTCGTTTCTCCCAACACAAATTTTGTAGCGGTAAAAGGTAATAAAGCTGTGGTTCAGGTAGCCTTCAATATTCCGATCAGCGGTCCCAACGGTCTAGGCGGCATTACTGTCAACGGGAATATATCCAGATATAAGCAGACTACCGACAAAAAAGGTAATATATCCGTTTCGATGAACGTAATGGGAGTCGGAATATCAGCACAGGTGAACATCCGCTTGAATAAAGGAAGTAATAACGCATCGGTAGACATAAGTCCGAACTTCAATTCAAACAACTTTTCATTAACAGGAAGTTTACTCCCAATGGCTAAGGCCAATGTATTCAAAGGCAATTCACTCTAA
- a CDS encoding DUF4136 domain-containing protein: protein MKKYLFIGLMAVLATSCEKDPDLSKLDNNFTVYTNYDSKTNFNDFKTYCLPDSILLIGQGMKAEFWKDENAQEIIKQVADEMDTRGYTRVKVIKNANIGLQLSFTRQTTQIIGTGGWYGGGWYNGWWGPGYWGPYWNDWYYPYPVTYSYNTGTLIMEMVNLTDHPEDTSQKVKLPVIWHSYATGLLFENSKYNMQLTLDAVNQAFDQSPYIKKS, encoded by the coding sequence ATGAAAAAGTATCTGTTTATAGGATTAATGGCAGTACTTGCCACTTCGTGTGAAAAAGATCCGGATTTAAGTAAGCTTGACAATAATTTCACAGTTTACACCAATTATGACAGCAAAACTAATTTCAATGATTTCAAAACTTATTGTTTGCCCGATAGTATTCTACTGATAGGACAGGGAATGAAGGCGGAGTTTTGGAAGGATGAGAATGCACAAGAAATTATTAAGCAGGTTGCTGATGAGATGGATACCCGTGGTTATACAAGGGTTAAAGTGATTAAGAATGCTAACATTGGGTTACAGCTCTCTTTCACGCGCCAAACAACCCAAATAATAGGAACCGGCGGATGGTATGGAGGCGGATGGTATAACGGCTGGTGGGGACCCGGTTATTGGGGACCATATTGGAACGACTGGTATTATCCGTATCCTGTAACTTATAGTTATAATACAGGAACATTGATAATGGAAATGGTAAATTTGACAGACCATCCCGAGGATACAAGTCAGAAAGTAAAGTTACCGGTAATCTGGCATTCATACGCAACCGGACTATTATTTGAGAATTCCAAATATAACATGCAACTAACGTTGGATGCGGTCAATCAAGCGTTTGACCAATCTCCTTATATCAAGAAATCCTAA
- a CDS encoding outer membrane beta-barrel protein — MKTIKFIPKKKYILAFMISGLFYFSSYAQDISDRLHFNVDWQMNAPLNTNFADKISGWGMNLEGGYFLTPHWSLGAFLDFHTNHKYVPRQTITEGTASLTTDRQESAFQLPFGLAASYRFISNGCLKPYVGTKIGTMYAQNTTYLNTISLTDKPWGFYVSPEIGVNIYPFSQSRFGFHLAAYYSYATNKSELLTGCQDGNNNIGFRLGVCF; from the coding sequence ATGAAAACAATAAAATTTATTCCGAAGAAAAAGTATATTCTGGCATTCATGATATCGGGCCTGTTTTATTTCAGTAGTTATGCACAGGATATCAGCGATAGATTGCATTTTAATGTAGACTGGCAGATGAATGCTCCTCTCAATACGAATTTTGCCGATAAAATCAGTGGTTGGGGTATGAATCTGGAAGGAGGTTATTTCCTTACTCCACACTGGAGTCTGGGGGCTTTCCTTGATTTCCATACAAATCATAAATATGTTCCGCGTCAAACCATAACTGAAGGTACTGCTTCGTTGACTACTGACCGACAAGAGTCGGCTTTCCAGCTACCATTCGGGCTTGCCGCTTCATACCGATTTATCAGCAATGGATGCCTGAAACCTTATGTTGGCACCAAGATAGGAACCATGTATGCCCAAAATACAACATATCTGAATACTATAAGTCTGACAGATAAACCCTGGGGGTTCTATGTCTCTCCAGAAATTGGAGTGAACATTTATCCGTTTTCCCAAAGCCGATTTGGTTTCCATCTGGCTGCATATTATAGTTATGCCACCAACAAAAGCGAGTTGCTGACCGGTTGTCAGGATGGAAATAATAATATTGGATTCCGCTTAGGTGTTTGTTTCTGA
- a CDS encoding sensor histidine kinase, with product MRQKFNYLFIGLLFSGLAFFSYLFLLLYSDFTPQHLEVLISFKSFILILAAFNLVGFGVLMIHNWQKRSFQFLVKRKERLIIDCILTAIILFLMNYLVLSIVKAIFEVPAPFTLKGSGLRMIALVWLVEMVITNLTLTINFYRQLVLLHERTEQVEENSIKAQYAALQNQLNPHFLFNSLNTLISEIEYAPKNAILFTQRLSDVYRYILQSQQQRLVTIESELSFIDSYIFLHKVRLGDCIRIENRIEADNYDLKLPSLTLQLLVENVIKHNIINMDMPMNILIDYDSENGRILVTNKIRIKPNVVSTGMGLKNLSARYLLICNQDITIENNTNYFTVKIPVLNE from the coding sequence ATGCGGCAAAAGTTCAATTATCTGTTTATTGGTTTGCTATTCTCAGGATTGGCATTTTTCTCATATCTGTTTCTCTTGCTTTATTCCGACTTCACCCCGCAACATCTGGAAGTACTGATTTCTTTCAAGTCATTTATCCTGATACTTGCCGCCTTTAATTTAGTCGGTTTCGGAGTATTAATGATCCACAACTGGCAAAAGCGAAGCTTTCAGTTTCTGGTCAAACGAAAAGAGCGATTGATTATCGATTGCATTCTGACGGCAATTATTCTGTTTTTAATGAATTATCTGGTCTTGTCAATAGTCAAAGCCATATTTGAGGTTCCTGCACCATTTACTCTGAAAGGGTCCGGGCTGAGAATGATAGCCTTAGTCTGGCTGGTAGAAATGGTAATAACCAACCTTACTTTGACTATCAATTTTTACAGGCAGCTAGTTCTTCTGCACGAAAGAACGGAACAAGTCGAAGAGAATTCCATTAAGGCACAGTATGCAGCTTTGCAAAATCAGCTGAATCCTCATTTTCTCTTCAACAGTCTCAATACACTTATATCCGAAATAGAGTATGCTCCCAAAAACGCAATTCTATTTACCCAACGTTTGTCTGATGTATACCGATATATATTACAAAGCCAGCAACAGCGTCTGGTTACTATAGAATCCGAACTCTCTTTCATCGACTCTTATATTTTTCTTCATAAAGTCCGTTTAGGAGACTGCATCCGGATAGAGAATAGAATAGAAGCTGATAATTATGATTTGAAACTCCCCTCATTAACCCTGCAGCTATTGGTAGAAAATGTCATTAAGCATAATATAATTAATATGGATATGCCAATGAATATTTTGATCGATTATGATTCTGAGAATGGAAGAATATTGGTAACCAACAAAATCAGGATAAAGCCCAATGTGGTCAGCACCGGCATGGGATTAAAGAATCTTTCAGCCCGTTACCTCCTGATATGCAATCAGGATATTACCATAGAAAACAATACGAATTATTTTACCGTTAAAATCCCAGTACTGAATGAATAA
- a CDS encoding LytR/AlgR family response regulator transcription factor, giving the protein MNKITAVIIEDEIPAARRLNNTLNELRPEWQITVLPGSVKKSVEWFAENPHPDLVFLDIQLTDGISFTFIEQAQPESTIIFTTAYDEYAIRAFTVNSIDYLLKPIDNIRLEEAIVKFEHLTTKYLNQGQKPIDLMEILQNITQPGKKYRTRFLISGDDKLFTLQVEDIAYFYSENKITFAVTKQNREFIIDLSLDKLMEQLDPDVFFRSNRQTVVSINAIVKVESYFLGKAILHVKPPFKDKIIVSRDKIAPLKLWLNY; this is encoded by the coding sequence ATGAATAAAATTACAGCAGTCATTATTGAAGACGAAATTCCGGCCGCCCGTCGGTTAAACAATACATTAAATGAGTTACGCCCCGAATGGCAAATTACAGTATTACCCGGTAGTGTAAAGAAGAGTGTAGAATGGTTTGCGGAAAATCCCCATCCGGATCTTGTTTTTCTCGACATACAATTGACAGACGGCATTTCATTCACATTCATCGAACAGGCACAACCAGAAAGTACTATCATTTTCACCACTGCGTATGATGAATATGCCATTCGGGCATTTACAGTCAACAGTATCGATTATTTACTTAAGCCGATTGATAACATCCGACTGGAAGAAGCAATTGTAAAGTTCGAACATCTGACTACCAAATACCTGAATCAGGGGCAAAAGCCAATTGACTTAATGGAAATTTTACAAAACATCACCCAACCGGGAAAGAAATACCGTACCCGTTTCCTAATCTCAGGCGATGACAAACTTTTTACCTTACAAGTGGAAGACATTGCTTATTTTTATTCAGAAAATAAAATAACCTTTGCCGTAACCAAGCAAAATAGAGAATTTATCATTGACCTTTCTTTGGACAAGCTTATGGAACAACTCGATCCGGATGTTTTTTTCCGAAGCAATCGGCAAACAGTAGTTAGCATCAATGCCATCGTAAAGGTTGAGTCATATTTTCTGGGAAAAGCAATCTTACATGTAAAGCCGCCTTTTAAAGATAAGATAATTGTCAGCCGTGACAAAATAGCTCCTTTAAAACTTTGGCTAAATTATTAA
- a CDS encoding aminotransferase class I/II-fold pyridoxal phosphate-dependent enzyme has translation MKNTPIERNVIDETINEFQIVDFSKATIREVKAIASKAEAVSGVEFIKMEMGVPGLPASAVGVKAEIEALQNGIASLYPDINGLPELKKEASDFIKAFINVDLSPEGCVPVTGSMQGTFASFLTCSQCDEKKDTILFIDPGFPVQKQQLVVMGQKYETFDVYDYRGDKLKEKLESYLRKGNISAIIYSNPNNPSWICLKDEELRIIGELATQYDVIVLEDLAYFAMDFRQDLSTPYQAPFQPSVAHYTDNYVLLISGSKAFSYAGQRIGVSCISDKLYHRSYPGLTKRYGGGTFGTVFIHRVLYALSSGTSHSAQYAMAAMLKAANEGQYNFLSEVKVYGDRAQKLKEIFLRHGFYLVYDNDLGDPIADGFYFTIGYPGMTSGELAKELMYYGVSAISLVTTGSHQEGLRACTSFIKDHQYAQLDERMKLFAEHHPIA, from the coding sequence ATGAAAAATACACCAATCGAACGAAATGTGATTGACGAAACGATTAATGAGTTTCAAATTGTCGACTTTTCGAAGGCTACTATCCGTGAAGTGAAAGCGATAGCTTCAAAGGCGGAAGCAGTATCAGGCGTTGAATTTATCAAGATGGAAATGGGTGTTCCGGGACTTCCGGCCTCTGCCGTAGGAGTAAAAGCGGAAATCGAAGCGCTGCAAAACGGAATTGCCAGCCTGTATCCCGATATCAACGGATTGCCGGAACTCAAAAAAGAAGCGTCCGACTTTATCAAAGCATTCATCAATGTAGATTTAAGCCCGGAGGGATGCGTACCCGTTACCGGCTCTATGCAGGGAACATTCGCTTCGTTCCTTACTTGCAGCCAGTGCGATGAAAAGAAAGACACGATCCTGTTTATCGATCCGGGATTTCCCGTACAGAAACAGCAGTTGGTAGTGATGGGACAAAAGTATGAGACATTTGATGTCTACGACTACCGCGGTGACAAGCTGAAAGAAAAGCTGGAAAGCTATCTGAGAAAAGGAAATATATCGGCTATTATCTACTCAAACCCCAATAACCCGAGCTGGATTTGCCTGAAAGACGAAGAGTTGCGCATCATCGGCGAACTTGCCACCCAATATGACGTAATCGTACTGGAAGACCTGGCATACTTTGCAATGGATTTCCGTCAGGATCTGAGCACTCCTTATCAAGCTCCGTTCCAGCCTTCGGTAGCTCACTACACAGATAATTATGTGTTGCTGATTTCCGGTTCCAAAGCCTTCAGCTATGCCGGACAACGTATCGGCGTGAGCTGCATTTCCGATAAGTTGTATCACCGCAGCTATCCCGGACTGACGAAGCGTTATGGCGGGGGAACATTCGGCACGGTCTTCATCCACCGCGTACTCTATGCACTGTCTTCCGGCACAAGCCACTCCGCACAGTATGCGATGGCTGCCATGCTGAAAGCTGCCAATGAAGGTCAATACAACTTCCTCAGCGAAGTGAAGGTATATGGTGACAGAGCGCAGAAGTTAAAAGAGATTTTCCTCCGTCACGGATTCTATCTGGTATATGACAATGACTTGGGCGATCCGATTGCCGACGGATTTTACTTCACCATCGGCTATCCGGGAATGACAAGCGGCGAACTTGCCAAAGAACTGATGTACTATGGAGTGAGCGCCATTTCACTGGTCACCACCGGAAGCCACCAGGAAGGATTACGCGCGTGTACCTCTTTTATTAAAGACCACCAGTACGCACAGCTCGACGAAAGAATGAAGCTGTTTGCCGAACATCACCCGATTGCCTGA
- a CDS encoding YqgE/AlgH family protein produces the protein MNIDSDIFKIQSNNVLPSRGKILISEPFLRDATFGRSVVLLIDHTEEGSMGLIINKQLPIFVNDIIKEFKYIENIPLYKGGPIATDTLFYLHTLADIPGAIPISKGLYLNGDFDEIKKYILQGNKVDRYIRFFLGYSGWESEQLSTELKENTWLVSKEENAYLMNGDTKDMWKQALEKLGSKYETWSRFPQVPTFN, from the coding sequence ATGAATATAGACTCTGACATATTTAAAATTCAATCGAATAATGTATTGCCATCACGAGGAAAGATTCTCATCTCCGAACCTTTCCTTCGTGATGCCACATTCGGCAGATCTGTAGTTCTGTTGATCGACCATACCGAAGAAGGCAGCATGGGGCTGATTATCAACAAACAACTGCCGATATTTGTCAACGACATTATCAAAGAATTCAAGTATATCGAAAATATACCTTTATACAAAGGCGGACCTATCGCTACAGATACCCTGTTCTACCTTCATACACTGGCAGACATTCCGGGTGCCATACCTATCAGCAAAGGACTGTATCTGAACGGTGACTTTGATGAGATAAAGAAATACATACTGCAAGGAAACAAAGTAGACCGCTACATCCGCTTCTTCCTGGGATACTCCGGCTGGGAAAGCGAACAACTGAGCACCGAACTCAAAGAGAACACATGGCTCGTCTCCAAAGAAGAGAATGCCTATCTGATGAACGGAGACACCAAGGATATGTGGAAACAAGCCTTGGAGAAACTAGGCAGCAAGTATGAAACCTGGTCACGCTTTCCGCAAGTGCCGACTTTCAATTAA
- a CDS encoding GNAT family N-acetyltransferase: MKQSFLSNDRIYLRAVEPEDMDVMYEMENDPSMWDISNFTVPYSRYVLRQYIEGSQCDVFADKQLRLMIMSKSDHRILGTIDITDFVPLHSRGEVGIAVHKDYRRQGYASDALQLLCEYAFDFLSLTQLYAHVATDNEVCMKLFTSCGFVQCGLLKDWLQVGGCYKDAAIFQYLNPKRH; the protein is encoded by the coding sequence ATGAAACAGTCTTTTTTAAGTAATGACCGCATCTATCTTCGTGCGGTAGAGCCGGAAGATATGGATGTGATGTATGAGATGGAGAATGACCCTTCCATGTGGGATATCAGTAATTTTACCGTTCCTTATTCACGCTACGTGCTCCGGCAATATATAGAGGGTTCCCAGTGTGATGTGTTTGCCGACAAGCAGTTGCGCCTGATGATAATGAGTAAGTCCGATCATCGGATATTGGGGACGATTGATATCACGGATTTTGTTCCTCTCCACTCTCGTGGTGAGGTCGGCATAGCCGTTCATAAAGACTATCGCCGGCAAGGTTACGCATCGGACGCTTTGCAGTTGCTGTGCGAGTATGCTTTCGATTTCTTGTCGCTGACTCAACTTTATGCCCATGTGGCTACGGACAATGAAGTCTGTATGAAACTGTTTACTTCCTGCGGTTTCGTCCAATGCGGACTGTTGAAGGATTGGTTACAGGTCGGTGGATGTTACAAAGATGCTGCTATCTTCCAGTATCTGAATCCGAAGAGACATTAA
- the recR gene encoding recombination mediator RecR, which yields MNQQYPSVLLEKAVGEFSKLPGIGRKTAMRLVLHLLRQDTATVEAFGNSIITLKREVKYCKVCHNISDTETCQICANPQRDASTVCVVENIRDVMAVEATQQYRGLYHVLGGVISPMDGVGPSDLQIESLVQRVSEGGIKEVILALSTTMEGDTTNFYIYRKLEKMGVKLSVIARGISVGDELEYADEITLGRSIVNRTLFTGTV from the coding sequence ATGAACCAACAATATCCTTCCGTACTGCTCGAAAAGGCAGTAGGCGAATTTTCCAAACTTCCGGGCATCGGGCGCAAGACGGCAATGCGGCTTGTATTACATCTGCTCCGGCAGGACACGGCTACTGTGGAGGCATTCGGCAACTCCATCATTACGCTGAAACGTGAAGTAAAGTACTGTAAAGTATGTCATAATATATCTGATACCGAGACTTGTCAGATTTGTGCCAATCCGCAGCGTGACGCCTCTACTGTCTGTGTGGTAGAGAATATCCGTGACGTGATGGCGGTAGAAGCCACCCAGCAGTATCGGGGGCTTTATCACGTACTGGGCGGAGTGATCTCTCCGATGGACGGGGTAGGACCGAGCGACCTGCAAATAGAAAGTCTCGTGCAGCGGGTGTCCGAAGGAGGAATCAAGGAAGTCATCCTCGCTTTGAGCACGACGATGGAAGGAGATACCACCAACTTCTACATCTACCGTAAACTGGAGAAGATGGGTGTCAAACTCAGCGTAATAGCACGGGGCATCTCCGTTGGCGACGAACTGGAGTATGCCGATGAGATCACTTTGGGACGCAGTATTGTCAACCGGACTCTTTTTACCGGAACCGTATAA
- a CDS encoding sodium:solute symporter codes for MMILVIIICYFAGLLLIAHITGHKGGSNAAFFKGENKSPWYIVSFGMIGATISGVTFVSVPGMVRGMDMTYMQTVFGFFFGYMIVAHILLPLYYRLNLTSIYGYLGTRIGVNAYRTGSFFFLLSRMLGTAAKLYLVCLILHTHVFQDMHIPFWVIAVGSVALVWIYTHKSGIKTIVWTDTLQTFCLIAALLFIIYFTIQKLDVGFDGIVQTIRHSEHSRIFVFDDWMSRQNFFKQFFSGIFIVIVMTGLDQDMMQKNLSCRNLHEAKKNMYCYGFSFIPLNFLFLCLGILLIALAGQMQLELPAMNDDILPMFATQGYLGQSVLILFTIGIIAAAFSNSDSALTAMTTSVCIDLLNTDKDTEETARRKRKKVHLSLSILLAFFICLVEMLNNKSVIDAIYIIASYTYGPLLGMFAFGLFTRRRTKDRLVPLIAIASPVLCYALDWWINKETGYKFGYELLMLNGSLTFAGLMLLSGKEKTVETP; via the coding sequence ATGATGATATTAGTCATTATTATATGCTATTTTGCGGGCTTGTTGTTAATAGCCCACATTACCGGACATAAAGGCGGATCAAATGCAGCGTTCTTTAAAGGAGAAAACAAATCACCCTGGTATATAGTCTCCTTCGGCATGATTGGCGCTACAATTTCCGGCGTGACTTTCGTATCCGTACCGGGCATGGTTCGCGGAATGGACATGACGTATATGCAGACCGTATTCGGATTCTTCTTCGGCTATATGATCGTAGCACACATATTGCTGCCTCTTTACTACAGGCTGAATCTGACAAGTATCTACGGATACCTCGGTACACGCATCGGCGTGAATGCCTACCGCACCGGCTCTTTCTTCTTCCTGCTCTCCCGTATGCTGGGAACGGCAGCCAAACTGTATCTCGTCTGTCTGATCCTGCATACGCACGTATTTCAGGATATGCACATCCCTTTCTGGGTGATTGCCGTCGGCTCCGTGGCCCTCGTGTGGATATACACCCACAAAAGCGGCATCAAGACAATCGTATGGACGGACACCCTGCAAACATTCTGCCTGATCGCAGCCCTGCTATTCATCATCTACTTCACCATACAGAAGCTGGATGTAGGCTTCGACGGCATCGTACAGACCATCCGCCACAGCGAACACAGCCGCATCTTCGTATTCGATGACTGGATGTCCCGTCAGAACTTCTTCAAACAGTTCTTCAGCGGCATCTTTATCGTCATCGTCATGACCGGACTCGATCAGGACATGATGCAAAAGAACCTCTCCTGCCGCAATCTGCACGAAGCCAAAAAGAATATGTACTGCTACGGATTCTCATTCATCCCGCTGAATTTCCTGTTTCTGTGCCTAGGCATTCTGCTGATCGCATTAGCGGGACAAATGCAACTGGAACTACCGGCCATGAATGATGATATCCTTCCCATGTTTGCCACACAAGGATATCTGGGACAGTCGGTACTGATTCTTTTTACCATCGGCATCATCGCCGCAGCTTTCAGCAACTCAGACTCCGCGCTGACCGCCATGACCACCAGCGTATGTATAGACCTGCTGAACACGGACAAGGACACGGAAGAAACAGCCCGCCGCAAAAGAAAGAAAGTACACCTGTCCCTCTCCATCCTGCTGGCTTTCTTTATCTGCCTGGTGGAGATGCTGAACAACAAAAGCGTGATTGACGCGATCTACATCATCGCCTCCTACACATACGGGCCCTTGCTGGGTATGTTCGCCTTCGGACTGTTCACCCGGCGCCGGACTAAGGACCGGCTGGTCCCGCTCATCGCCATCGCCTCTCCGGTGCTCTGCTACGCTCTGGACTGGTGGATAAACAAAGAAACCGGATATAAATTTGGCTATGAATTGCTAATGTTGAACGGAAGCCTTACCTTTGCGGGGCTCATGCTGCTGTCCGGAAAAGAGAAAACGGTGGAAACGCCTTGA
- the yihA gene encoding ribosome biogenesis GTP-binding protein YihA/YsxC, with amino-acid sequence MEITSAEFVISNTDVKKCPTGVFPEYAFIGRSNVGKSSLINMLTARKGLAMTSATPGKTMLINHFLINQSWYLVDLPGYGYARRGQKGKDQIRTIIEDYILEREQMTNLFVLIDSRLEPQKIDLEFMEWLGENGIPFSIIFTKADKLKGGRLKMNINNYLRELSKEWEELPPYFISSSENRTGRTEILDYIENISKEVYKNK; translated from the coding sequence ATGGAAATAACGAGTGCAGAATTTGTGATTAGCAACACGGACGTGAAGAAATGTCCGACTGGAGTATTTCCCGAATACGCCTTCATCGGGCGGTCGAATGTAGGAAAGTCGAGCCTTATCAATATGCTGACTGCCCGCAAAGGACTGGCGATGACCTCTGCCACACCGGGAAAGACAATGCTTATCAACCACTTCCTGATCAACCAAAGCTGGTACCTGGTCGATCTTCCCGGATACGGCTACGCCAGACGCGGACAAAAAGGAAAAGACCAGATACGTACCATCATCGAAGACTACATCCTCGAACGGGAACAGATGACCAACCTGTTTGTACTGATAGACAGTCGCCTGGAACCGCAGAAAATAGACTTGGAATTTATGGAATGGCTGGGCGAAAACGGCATCCCTTTCTCCATCATCTTCACCAAAGCAGACAAACTGAAAGGCGGACGTCTGAAAATGAATATCAACAACTACCTGCGTGAACTGAGCAAGGAATGGGAAGAACTTCCCCCGTATTTCATATCTTCTTCGGAAAACCGCACAGGACGCACGGAAATCCTCGACTACATAGAAAACATCAGTAAAGAAGTCTATAAAAATAAGTAA
- a CDS encoding DUF4923 family protein yields the protein MKKNILFIAWVALFSLFASNSQAQSLKDLLNKDNISKVVNAITGTPETIDMTGTWTYSGSAVEFESDNLLMKAGGAAAATMAENKLNEQLSKVGIKEGQMSFTFNADSTFTSTVGKKKLSGTYSYNASTKQVDLKYLKLLNLHAKVNCTSNSMDLLFNSDKLLKLMTFLGSKTNSTALKTVSSLAENYDGMMLGFGLKK from the coding sequence ATGAAAAAGAACATTTTATTTATTGCATGGGTTGCATTATTCTCACTCTTTGCAAGCAACAGTCAGGCACAATCATTAAAGGATCTGCTCAACAAAGACAACATCTCCAAAGTAGTAAATGCCATCACCGGGACACCCGAAACGATAGACATGACAGGTACATGGACTTACAGCGGTTCGGCAGTAGAATTTGAATCGGACAATCTGCTGATGAAAGCAGGAGGAGCCGCAGCCGCCACGATGGCAGAAAACAAATTGAACGAGCAATTGAGTAAAGTGGGCATCAAAGAAGGACAAATGAGCTTCACGTTCAACGCCGACAGTACTTTCACCAGCACCGTCGGAAAAAAGAAACTGAGCGGCACTTATTCGTACAATGCTTCCACCAAGCAGGTAGACTTAAAGTACTTGAAACTGCTGAATCTGCATGCGAAAGTGAACTGCACTTCCAACTCTATGGATTTATTGTTCAACTCCGACAAGCTGCTTAAATTAATGACATTCCTCGGCAGCAAGACAAACAGCACAGCACTGAAAACTGTCAGCTCACTGGCTGAAAACTACGACGGGATGATGCTGGGATTCGGGTTGAAGAAATAG
- a CDS encoding DUF1573 domain-containing protein has product MKKILFLMTLLVVGVSFAFAQTNADIKFDKTTHDFGKFSENSPVVSCVFTFTNIGDAPLVIHQAVASCGCTVPEYTKEPIQPGKKGTIKVTYNGTGKYPGHFKKSITLRTNAKTEMVRLYIEGDMTPKDEK; this is encoded by the coding sequence ATGAAAAAGATACTTTTTTTAATGACCTTGTTAGTGGTAGGAGTAAGTTTCGCTTTTGCCCAGACTAACGCTGATATCAAGTTTGACAAAACAACACACGACTTTGGAAAATTCTCAGAAAACAGTCCGGTAGTAAGCTGCGTATTCACTTTCACTAATATCGGTGATGCTCCTTTAGTAATTCATCAGGCGGTAGCGTCTTGCGGATGCACAGTGCCCGAATATACCAAAGAACCGATCCAGCCGGGAAAGAAAGGTACAATCAAAGTAACTTACAACGGAACAGGTAAATATCCGGGACACTTCAAAAAGTCGATTACCCTGCGTACCAACGCAAAAACCGAAATGGTACGCCTCTATATCGAAGGCGATATGACCCCGAAAGACGAGAAGTAA